The proteins below come from a single Microbulbifer sp. Q7 genomic window:
- a CDS encoding glycosyltransferase family 1 protein, whose translation MARIAVDARPLSVPTTGIGRYTQAILSRLVDSEHQWYLYSHRPLRDDVHKLPNVEVRCGDIKSSGLGTIYAQVVFPFWALRDQIEVYWSPRHHLPLCLARKVRKVVTIHDLVWQRCPYTMTRSGLLLERVLTPPTLAAADAVIAVSNSTRSEVRESFPQCGSKVETIYEAPFLEPLVEPGPRGDYFLFVGTIEPRKNLARILDAYARYSRVSNQMIPLKICGGKGWGRMELESVIEEYGFSGQVEILGYVSDADLPDLYLNARALLIPSLYEGFGLPIVEAFSQGTPVITSNRGAMEEIAGDAGLLVDPENIEDMATAFSLLSDNLALVEQLQLRALARAKLFSWDAAAEQTLSLMESLLAS comes from the coding sequence ATGGCCAGGATTGCTGTTGATGCGCGCCCGCTATCAGTACCAACGACCGGTATTGGCCGATATACACAAGCCATACTTTCTCGTCTGGTTGATAGTGAGCACCAGTGGTACTTATATAGTCATCGTCCGCTGCGTGATGATGTTCACAAACTGCCGAATGTAGAGGTGCGTTGTGGAGATATTAAGAGTTCAGGCTTAGGCACTATTTATGCTCAGGTAGTTTTTCCTTTTTGGGCGTTGCGCGACCAAATCGAGGTGTATTGGTCTCCACGTCATCATTTGCCCCTCTGCCTAGCACGAAAAGTACGTAAAGTGGTAACGATTCACGACTTGGTCTGGCAAAGGTGCCCCTATACCATGACACGCAGTGGATTGTTGCTCGAGCGTGTCTTGACGCCTCCTACGTTGGCGGCTGCGGATGCGGTGATCGCTGTCTCGAACAGTACTCGGAGCGAAGTGCGGGAATCTTTCCCTCAATGTGGCAGCAAAGTCGAGACCATTTATGAGGCTCCGTTCCTCGAACCTTTAGTCGAACCCGGCCCAAGAGGTGACTACTTCCTTTTTGTCGGTACGATTGAGCCTCGGAAAAACCTTGCTAGGATCTTGGATGCCTACGCTCGCTACAGTCGCGTCAGCAATCAAATGATCCCATTAAAAATCTGTGGTGGTAAGGGGTGGGGGCGGATGGAGCTTGAATCCGTGATTGAGGAGTACGGCTTTAGCGGGCAGGTCGAGATCCTTGGCTACGTGAGTGACGCAGATTTGCCTGACTTGTACCTAAATGCTCGGGCCCTATTAATCCCGTCGCTTTATGAAGGTTTCGGACTTCCGATTGTTGAGGCGTTTAGTCAGGGCACTCCCGTTATTACTTCCAATCGCGGTGCGATGGAGGAAATTGCCGGTGATGCGGGGCTGCTGGTAGACCCCGAGAATATTGAGGACATGGCTACTGCGTTTTCGCTACTTAGCGACAACCTCGCACTGGTAGAGCAGCTCCAGCTGCGGGCGCTCGCCCGTGCGAAATTGTTTAGCTGGGATGCCGCCGCGGAACAGACGCTTTCGCTAATGGAGTCGTTATTGGCCTCGTAA
- a CDS encoding BatD family protein, translating into METYSFPTHRKPFASATIALVAKALCALLLLALSLSASAQELAASVDRNELAINETFTLTLRYSGGQQGGQPDFDLLEQDFEVLSRQQSNQYRVINGRAESFVEWTLILAPLKEGKLFVPSLHLHGQVSDAIPITVNQAGQSPSGNSRKAFLEVELDKDKVHVQEQLLVKVRLYTTVGLHDIATDQLKVRGAHVEKVDEQRFERRIDGVGHAVYELTYAVFPESSGELQIPALNYVAVTGRRDPFSLFNRNAQRIRLRSEAKTIQVEPKPDSYSGSHWLPAASLGLVQSWSKDPEEFKVGEPITRIITLRAEGLRAAQLPPLPALNIEGLKTYPDQAQQEDQPRMNGITGSRIETTAIVATKPGSYQLPPVTITWWDTKTGRQRATQLPAFRFNVAGAPIASATTPGAPSIPSTQAPSVKEVEPGFWQKIAIAAIASHLLWILYFFYLKNSRAESTAHKTTRKPRKATHSEELKKLVSEGKPTEIQECLRTWVNQRWPKLRALNLESAVQQLNISELSQAVEILNGAIYKEPPRPVNRQQLQILLDRLQSQEDIIEGKTKRLPGLFSGDAV; encoded by the coding sequence CCGCGTCTGTCGACCGCAACGAACTCGCCATCAACGAAACCTTTACCCTCACCCTGCGCTACAGCGGTGGCCAACAGGGGGGACAGCCAGATTTCGACCTGCTTGAGCAGGACTTCGAGGTTCTTTCCCGCCAGCAGTCCAACCAGTACCGTGTAATAAATGGCCGCGCAGAAAGCTTCGTTGAGTGGACCCTCATCCTCGCCCCCCTCAAGGAAGGCAAGCTGTTTGTGCCCTCCCTGCATCTGCACGGCCAGGTGTCTGACGCCATCCCCATCACCGTAAACCAGGCCGGCCAGTCCCCCAGCGGCAACAGCCGCAAGGCCTTCCTGGAAGTGGAACTCGACAAAGACAAAGTCCACGTGCAGGAACAGCTACTGGTAAAAGTACGCCTCTACACTACCGTCGGCCTCCACGACATCGCCACCGACCAGCTAAAGGTCCGCGGTGCACATGTGGAAAAAGTCGATGAGCAACGCTTTGAACGCAGAATCGATGGCGTGGGCCACGCGGTTTACGAGCTCACCTACGCCGTCTTCCCGGAAAGCTCCGGCGAACTGCAAATCCCCGCCCTCAACTATGTCGCCGTCACCGGGCGCAGAGACCCCTTCTCCCTGTTCAACCGCAACGCACAGCGCATCCGCCTGCGCTCCGAAGCAAAAACCATACAGGTAGAACCCAAGCCCGATAGCTACAGCGGCAGCCACTGGCTCCCCGCCGCCAGTCTCGGCCTGGTACAGAGCTGGAGCAAAGACCCGGAAGAATTCAAGGTAGGCGAACCGATCACCCGCATCATCACCCTGCGCGCCGAAGGCCTCCGGGCAGCGCAGCTACCACCGCTGCCAGCGCTCAATATTGAAGGCCTGAAAACCTACCCCGACCAGGCCCAGCAGGAAGATCAGCCGAGGATGAATGGCATTACCGGCAGCCGGATAGAAACAACCGCAATTGTCGCCACCAAGCCTGGCAGCTATCAGCTTCCGCCCGTGACGATTACCTGGTGGGACACGAAGACTGGGCGGCAGCGGGCTACGCAGTTGCCGGCGTTTCGATTTAATGTCGCCGGTGCTCCGATAGCCAGTGCCACAACCCCTGGTGCCCCAAGTATTCCCAGCACCCAAGCGCCCAGCGTCAAAGAGGTCGAGCCGGGGTTTTGGCAGAAAATCGCAATTGCGGCAATTGCTTCACATCTGCTATGGATTCTTTATTTTTTCTATTTGAAGAATAGCCGGGCTGAATCCACAGCGCACAAGACAACCAGAAAGCCAAGAAAAGCGACGCATTCGGAAGAGCTGAAGAAACTTGTCAGCGAAGGAAAACCAACCGAAATTCAAGAGTGCTTGCGGACTTGGGTCAATCAGCGATGGCCCAAGCTTCGAGCGCTGAACCTTGAATCTGCGGTACAGCAGCTAAATATCTCCGAGCTGTCACAAGCAGTCGAGATTCTGAATGGAGCCATTTACAAGGAACCACCGAGGCCTGTCAATCGGCAACAGTTACAAATTTTACTAGACCGCCTGCAAAGTCAAGAAGATATAATCGAAGGAAAAACAAAACGATTACCTGGTCTTTTCAGCGGTGATGCCGTATGA